One segment of Saccharospirillaceae bacterium DNA contains the following:
- a CDS encoding triacylglycerol lipase codes for MKKSISNVLAAGLLTASSVMALNAQAMSEQPEPSGYTQTKHPIMLVQGILAFDSIAGVEYWYKVTEKLEGEGATVYTAHINAFNNSVERGEQLIKELDNIRATNPEIEKFNLVAHSQGGLTSRYVMSVRPDLVASVTTMGSPHTGAPIADVLNKVFPEDTLLGTAYEVVADAAGTLIDKLSGDDVGMGDARSLTAEFTTAGAAAFNAQYPLGLPTENCGEGPASVTVNGHDVRLYSWGGADSFTNVADPLDYLFGTVGLLFGGENSDGITGSCASHFGTVIRDDYKMNHGDLINQVLGLHSLFSTDPLSLYRTHANRLKQAGL; via the coding sequence ATGAAAAAATCTATCTCCAATGTATTGGCGGCCGGTCTGTTGACGGCTTCTTCTGTGATGGCTCTGAATGCTCAGGCAATGTCTGAACAGCCAGAACCGTCTGGTTATACCCAAACCAAACACCCGATTATGCTGGTACAAGGCATTCTGGCGTTTGACTCCATTGCCGGTGTTGAATACTGGTACAAAGTCACTGAGAAATTAGAAGGCGAAGGTGCAACGGTTTATACCGCGCACATCAACGCGTTTAACAACTCCGTTGAACGTGGCGAGCAGCTTATTAAAGAGCTGGATAACATTCGTGCAACCAATCCAGAGATAGAGAAGTTTAATCTCGTCGCACACAGCCAGGGTGGTCTGACTTCCCGTTATGTGATGAGTGTCCGCCCGGACCTGGTGGCCTCTGTAACAACCATGGGCTCACCACACACGGGGGCACCCATCGCAGATGTTCTGAATAAGGTTTTCCCGGAAGATACCCTGCTGGGTACTGCGTATGAAGTGGTTGCAGATGCCGCTGGCACCCTGATTGATAAGTTATCGGGCGATGATGTAGGCATGGGCGATGCCCGCTCCCTGACGGCGGAATTTACGACCGCCGGGGCGGCTGCATTTAATGCTCAGTACCCGCTGGGTTTACCGACCGAAAACTGCGGCGAAGGGCCAGCATCTGTCACCGTTAATGGCCATGATGTGCGCTTGTATTCCTGGGGTGGTGCGGACAGTTTTACCAACGTAGCGGATCCTCTGGATTATTTGTTTGGTACCGTTGGACTGCTGTTTGGCGGTGAGAACAGTGACGGTATTACTGGCAGCTGTGCCAGCCACTTTGGCACTGTGATTCGTGATGACTATAAGATGAACCATGGCGATCTGATTAATCAGGTACTGGGTTTGCATTCGTTATTCAGCACGGACCCACTGTCTTTGTACCGTACACATGCTAATCGTCTCAAGCAGGCTGGCCTGTAA
- a CDS encoding TetR/AcrR family transcriptional regulator has protein sequence MPKIIDRDAYRAELAGKAIAVFTEHGYNGLGMRGIAEAIGVSKSALYHYFPTKKDLFSACTELVTQEQNLYGNGIDAAVPETPDQKVLTLLANLDARFRGELVLMLDYTRERSAQDIAGDALLRKADNRFIGELAKVVGSAKATQAYALVMGGLMTRLLNGQQTSLEEIADWILTLSKG, from the coding sequence ATGCCAAAAATAATCGACAGAGACGCTTATCGCGCAGAGCTTGCTGGTAAAGCCATCGCCGTTTTTACCGAACACGGTTATAACGGCTTGGGAATGCGAGGTATTGCTGAAGCCATTGGTGTATCCAAAAGTGCGCTTTATCATTATTTCCCTACCAAAAAGGATCTGTTTTCTGCCTGTACTGAGCTAGTGACTCAGGAACAGAATTTATATGGGAATGGCATTGATGCGGCCGTCCCCGAAACTCCCGATCAGAAGGTTCTGACACTGCTCGCAAATCTGGATGCGCGTTTTCGCGGCGAACTGGTACTGATGCTCGATTACACCAGAGAGCGCAGTGCGCAGGATATCGCCGGTGATGCTTTGTTAAGGAAGGCGGATAACCGGTTTATTGGTGAATTGGCGAAGGTGGTCGGTTCTGCCAAGGCAACCCAGGCTTATGCTCTGGTCATGGGTGGGCTGATGACGCGCCTACTGAACGGTCAGCAAACCTCATTGGAAGAAATCGCCGACTGGATTCTGACGTTGTCCAAAGGTTGA